The Streptomyces pactum genome contains a region encoding:
- a CDS encoding ABC transporter permease, whose amino-acid sequence MFVALRDLTFAKGRFALMATVVVLITLLVGLLSGLTAGLARENVSAVTSLRADRIAFAAPSGGQDLSYADSTVTEDQWRQWAKAPGVRGAEPLGITTTRATADGRSTGVSVFGVEPGSDLAPGGDRLDDRTVLVPPAAAGELGVREGDTVALAGRRLTVAATDRDVSFSHTPVVWTSLRTWQAVAPPTAGADRPAATVIALDTGSGADIPATDRAAGTETVTKQESLSAIGSYTSENGSLQLMRGFLFAISALVVGAFFTVWTIQRSGDIAVLKALGATTAALLRDALGQAVVLLAGGTLAGTAAAAAIGAAVSGSAVPFVLTPATVLVPAAVMVLLGGLGAGLAVRRITSVDPLTALGSAR is encoded by the coding sequence GTGTTTGTCGCCTTGAGAGACCTGACGTTCGCCAAGGGGCGGTTCGCCCTGATGGCAACCGTCGTCGTACTGATCACCCTGCTGGTCGGGCTGCTGTCCGGGCTGACCGCCGGCCTCGCCCGGGAGAACGTCTCCGCCGTCACGTCCCTGCGCGCCGACCGGATCGCCTTCGCCGCGCCGAGCGGCGGTCAGGACCTGTCGTACGCGGACTCCACCGTCACCGAGGACCAGTGGCGCCAGTGGGCCAAGGCGCCCGGCGTCCGAGGCGCCGAGCCGCTCGGCATCACCACCACCCGCGCGACCGCGGACGGCCGGAGCACCGGTGTGTCCGTCTTCGGCGTGGAGCCCGGCTCGGACCTGGCACCCGGCGGGGACCGCCTCGACGACCGCACGGTCCTGGTGCCGCCCGCCGCGGCCGGGGAACTCGGCGTCCGTGAGGGGGACACCGTCGCCCTCGCCGGCCGGCGGCTGACCGTCGCCGCCACCGATCGTGACGTCTCCTTCAGCCACACCCCCGTGGTGTGGACCAGCCTGCGCACCTGGCAGGCCGTCGCCCCGCCCACCGCGGGCGCCGACCGGCCCGCCGCGACGGTGATCGCGCTGGACACCGGATCCGGCGCCGACATCCCGGCTACGGACCGGGCGGCGGGCACCGAGACCGTGACGAAGCAGGAGTCGCTCTCCGCGATCGGCTCCTACACCTCCGAGAACGGCTCGCTGCAACTGATGCGCGGCTTCCTGTTCGCCATCTCCGCCCTGGTCGTCGGCGCCTTCTTCACCGTGTGGACGATCCAGCGCAGCGGCGACATCGCCGTACTGAAGGCCCTGGGCGCCACCACCGCCGCACTGCTGCGCGACGCGCTCGGCCAGGCCGTCGTCCTGCTGGCCGGCGGCACCCTCGCCGGCACCGCGGCCGCCGCCGCGATCGGCGCCGCGGTGTCCGGCTCGGCCGTCCCCTTCGTGCTCACTCCCGCCACCGTCCTCGTCCCGGCCGCGGTGATGGTCCTGCTCGGCGGGCTCGGGGCCGGCCTCGCCGTTCGCCGTATCACCTCCGTGGACCCGCTGACCGCCCTGGGGAGCGCCCGATGA
- a CDS encoding ABC transporter ATP-binding protein, protein MSLRLTDITLTYPDGDGRLTALDRVTLDVPRGTVTAVIGPSGSGKSSLLAVAATLITPDSGTVTVDGADTTGMSRGDLAGLRRHRIGVVFQQPNLLPALTAAEQLQVMAHIDGRRPRAARGRALDLLGAVGMADRADRRPHQLSGGQRQRVNIARALMNDPGVLLVDEPTSALDHERGAAVIGLITRLTRERGTATVLVTHDHAHLAVADRVTEVHDGRLTPPAPAG, encoded by the coding sequence ATGAGCCTGCGTCTGACCGACATCACCCTCACCTACCCCGACGGCGACGGCCGCCTGACCGCCCTCGACCGCGTCACCCTGGACGTCCCGCGGGGCACCGTGACCGCCGTCATCGGCCCCTCCGGCTCGGGCAAGTCCAGCCTGCTGGCCGTCGCCGCCACCCTCATCACGCCCGACTCCGGCACCGTCACCGTCGACGGCGCCGACACCACCGGGATGAGCCGCGGAGACCTGGCCGGCCTGCGCCGGCACCGGATCGGCGTCGTCTTCCAGCAGCCCAACCTGCTGCCGGCGCTGACCGCGGCCGAGCAGCTCCAGGTGATGGCCCACATCGACGGGCGCCGCCCGCGCGCCGCCCGCGGCCGGGCGCTGGACCTTCTCGGCGCGGTCGGGATGGCGGACCGGGCCGACCGCCGGCCCCACCAGCTCTCCGGCGGTCAGCGCCAGCGCGTCAACATCGCCCGCGCCCTGATGAACGACCCCGGTGTGCTGCTCGTCGACGAACCCACCAGCGCCCTCGACCACGAGCGGGGCGCCGCCGTCATCGGCCTGATCACCCGCCTCACCCGGGAGCGGGGCACCGCCACCGTGCTGGTCACCCACGACCACGCCCATCTGGCGGTGGCCGACCGCGTCACCGAGGTGCACGACGGACGGCTGACGCCGCCCGCACCGGCGGGCTGA
- the nsrR gene encoding nitric oxide-sensing transcriptional repressor NsrR gives MRLTKFTDLALRSVMRLAVVRDGDDPLTTREVAEVVGVPYTHAAKAITRLRHLGVVEARRGRGGGLTLTGLGRHASVGWLVRELEGDGEVVACEDDPPCPLRGACRLRGALRNAQEAFYTALDPLTVADLVASPTGPVLIGLTERPPG, from the coding sequence GTGCGGCTGACGAAGTTCACCGACCTGGCGCTGCGTTCCGTCATGCGCCTGGCGGTCGTGAGAGACGGTGACGACCCCCTGACCACACGCGAGGTGGCCGAGGTCGTCGGTGTGCCGTACACGCACGCGGCGAAGGCCATCACCCGCCTGCGGCACCTCGGTGTCGTGGAGGCGCGGCGGGGCCGCGGCGGTGGGCTGACGCTGACCGGTCTGGGGCGGCACGCCTCGGTGGGCTGGCTCGTTCGTGAACTCGAAGGCGACGGTGAGGTGGTCGCCTGCGAGGACGACCCGCCGTGCCCGCTGCGGGGCGCGTGCCGGCTGCGGGGTGCGCTGCGGAACGCGCAGGAGGCCTTCTACACCGCGCTCGACCCGCTGACCGTGGCCGACCTGGTGGCCTCGCCGACCGGCCCGGTCCTGATCGGCCTGACGGAGCGTCCGCCCGGGTGA
- a CDS encoding globin domain-containing protein codes for MLSEQSLPVVRATLPAVGAAIGDITTLFYRKLFDAHPELLRDLFNRGNQANGEQQRALAGSIAAFAGMLVEHPDARPDVMLSRIAHKHASLGVTSDQYKIVHRHLFAAIAEVLGDAVTPEVAAAWDEVYWLMANALVAVEARLYREAGVAEGEVWRRVEVVERREESPDAVSFVLRPADGLPARPFCPGQYVSVRSSLPDGSRQIRQYSLSAGPGRTDRRITVKRVQGDGRPDGEVSSWLHAHVRVGDVLTVSAPFGDLSPAEHDGPLLLASAGIGVTPMLAVLHHLAAAGATRPVTVVHADRTPVSHAHRQEQLDLIRALPDARLHLWYEEPGDRAPEVSAGRADISGLELPEGLTAYLCGPVPFMRAVRGDLLRRGVPAQAIHYEVFGPDLWLGEQ; via the coding sequence GTGCTCTCCGAACAGTCCCTACCCGTGGTCCGGGCCACCCTTCCCGCGGTGGGAGCGGCCATCGGTGACATCACCACGCTGTTCTACCGGAAGCTGTTCGACGCCCACCCCGAGCTGCTGCGGGACCTGTTCAACCGCGGGAACCAGGCCAACGGGGAGCAGCAGCGGGCCCTGGCGGGCTCCATCGCCGCGTTCGCCGGCATGCTCGTGGAACACCCCGACGCCCGCCCGGACGTGATGCTCTCCAGGATCGCGCACAAGCACGCCTCGCTCGGCGTCACCTCCGACCAGTACAAGATCGTCCATCGCCATCTGTTCGCCGCGATCGCGGAGGTGCTCGGCGACGCCGTCACCCCCGAGGTCGCCGCCGCCTGGGACGAGGTCTACTGGCTGATGGCCAACGCCCTCGTGGCCGTCGAGGCCCGCCTCTACCGGGAGGCAGGGGTCGCCGAGGGAGAGGTCTGGCGCCGCGTGGAGGTCGTCGAGCGGCGCGAGGAGAGCCCCGACGCGGTCTCCTTCGTCCTGCGGCCGGCCGACGGCCTGCCCGCACGGCCGTTTTGCCCGGGTCAGTACGTCAGCGTGCGCTCCTCACTGCCCGACGGCTCCCGGCAGATCCGCCAGTACAGCCTGTCCGCCGGGCCCGGCCGGACCGACCGGCGCATCACCGTCAAACGCGTCCAGGGCGACGGGCGGCCGGACGGCGAGGTCTCGTCCTGGCTCCACGCGCACGTGCGCGTGGGTGACGTGCTCACCGTGTCGGCTCCGTTCGGCGACCTGTCGCCGGCCGAGCACGACGGCCCGCTGCTGCTGGCCTCCGCCGGAATCGGCGTCACCCCCATGCTGGCCGTGCTGCACCACTTGGCCGCCGCCGGCGCCACCCGGCCGGTGACCGTCGTCCACGCCGACCGCACCCCCGTCTCGCACGCCCACCGGCAGGAACAGCTCGACCTGATACGCGCGCTGCCCGACGCCCGGCTCCACCTGTGGTACGAGGAGCCCGGCGACCGGGCGCCGGAGGTATCGGCCGGCCGCGCCGACATCTCCGGCCTCGAACTGCCCGAGGGGCTCACGGCCTACCTGTGCGGCCCGGTGCCCTTCATGCGCGCCGTCCGCGGCGACCTGCTGCGCCGCGGGGTGCCCGCGCAGGCCATCCACTACGAGGTCTTCGGCCCCGACCTCTGGCTCGGCGAGCAGTAG
- a CDS encoding adenosylcobinamide amidohydrolase, with translation MPALLPPPRTGPRLLNPERLTRVEDGERLHALLWRPGPGWRMASSAVLGGGIADRAWVLNAQVAHGYRRTDPARHLAGLAHAAGARGPGVGLMTAADVSASAQARDGGAEAVVTAGISVRGWAASPEQGAVEPAAPGTINIVAALPVALSDAALVNAVMTATEAKVQALVDAGLDCSGTPTDAVCVAARAERSGAGAHAFAGPRSEWGAKLARAVHGAVLSALPTGP, from the coding sequence TTGCCCGCCCTGCTGCCCCCGCCCCGTACCGGGCCCCGCCTGCTGAACCCGGAGCGGCTGACACGGGTCGAGGACGGCGAACGGCTGCACGCCCTGCTGTGGCGCCCGGGACCGGGCTGGCGGATGGCCAGCAGCGCCGTGCTGGGCGGGGGCATCGCCGACCGCGCATGGGTGCTCAACGCCCAGGTCGCCCACGGCTACCGGCGAACCGACCCGGCGCGGCACCTGGCCGGCCTGGCCCACGCCGCCGGCGCCCGGGGGCCGGGGGTGGGTCTGATGACCGCCGCCGACGTGTCCGCTTCCGCACAGGCTAGGGACGGCGGTGCGGAAGCCGTGGTGACCGCGGGGATCTCGGTACGCGGATGGGCGGCCTCACCCGAACAGGGTGCCGTCGAGCCCGCCGCACCGGGGACGATCAACATCGTCGCCGCGCTGCCGGTCGCGCTGAGCGACGCCGCCCTGGTCAACGCCGTGATGACGGCGACCGAGGCCAAGGTGCAGGCGCTGGTGGACGCCGGCCTCGACTGCTCCGGCACGCCCACGGACGCGGTGTGCGTCGCCGCCCGCGCCGAGCGGTCCGGAGCCGGGGCCCACGCCTTCGCCGGCCCGCGCTCCGAGTGGGGGGCCAAGCTGGCCCGGGCGGTCCACGGGGCCGTGCTTTCCGCGCTGCCCACCGGCCCGTGA
- the snpA gene encoding snapalysin: MRISLPLLSTAVGLGLTAAVLGAGPAATATAPQAPAQGAHLGYQPSAGSGEDAAANRAFFEAVIKSVAEKRAANPTSTAAVTVYYSAANAPSFRSQISRSTQIWNSSVSNVRLAERSSGADFAYYEGNDSRGSYASTDGHGNGYIFLDYRQNQQYDSTRVTAHETGHVLGLPDHYSGPCSELMSGGGPGPSCTNAYPNANERSRVNQLWAYGFKAALDKALQKTSQR, encoded by the coding sequence ATGCGTATCAGCCTGCCCCTGCTGTCCACGGCGGTCGGCCTCGGCCTGACGGCGGCCGTGCTCGGCGCCGGTCCCGCCGCGACGGCCACCGCTCCCCAGGCACCGGCCCAGGGCGCTCACCTCGGCTACCAGCCCTCCGCCGGCTCGGGCGAGGACGCCGCCGCCAACCGGGCGTTCTTCGAGGCGGTCATCAAGTCCGTCGCCGAGAAGCGCGCCGCGAACCCGACCTCGACGGCGGCCGTCACCGTCTACTACAGCGCCGCCAACGCGCCCAGCTTCCGCTCGCAGATATCCCGCTCCACTCAGATCTGGAACAGCTCGGTGTCCAACGTACGGCTCGCGGAGAGAAGCTCGGGCGCGGACTTCGCGTACTACGAGGGCAACGACTCGCGCGGCTCGTACGCGTCCACGGACGGACACGGCAACGGTTACATCTTCCTCGACTACCGGCAGAACCAGCAGTACGACTCGACCCGCGTGACCGCCCACGAGACCGGGCACGTGCTCGGTCTGCCCGACCACTACTCCGGCCCGTGCAGCGAGCTGATGTCGGGCGGCGGCCCCGGCCCGTCCTGCACCAACGCCTACCCGAACGCCAACGAGCGCAGCCGGGTGAACCAGTTGTGGGCCTACGGCTTCAAGGCCGCGCTCGACAAGGCGCTGCAGAAGACCTCCCAGCGCTGA
- a CDS encoding LysR family transcriptional regulator, which translates to MELEVRHLRALCAIADAGSLHRAARQLGVAQPTLSTQLARIEQALGGPLFTRERTGCRPTPLGRTVLGRARPLLADMRTLVREARAAAAGGDSRLRVGSTASRALAGWLRRLRQPGLEPTLQMDVSANALLRRVSEGQLDVAFVHEVEGCPLRVPEGLRLRVLVEREPQFVMLPADHPAATRSVVRLADLADDRWMVDPTVDGEWDGVHRVLRAVGLNPRVLHGDYHTAASLVATGEVVTVCQPSSQSRPDMAVRRLSGDPLGVRLLLAARTRAELDAVYPALEEAYWEAARQSTAYREWLEHAGPRLVPTR; encoded by the coding sequence ATGGAGCTCGAGGTGAGGCACCTACGCGCATTGTGCGCCATCGCCGACGCCGGCAGCCTGCACCGGGCGGCACGCCAACTGGGCGTCGCCCAGCCCACCTTGAGCACTCAGCTCGCCCGCATCGAACAGGCCCTGGGCGGGCCCCTGTTCACCCGCGAACGCACCGGCTGCCGCCCCACCCCACTCGGCCGGACGGTCCTCGGCCGGGCCCGTCCGCTACTGGCCGACATGCGCACCCTGGTCCGCGAGGCCCGCGCCGCCGCGGCCGGCGGCGACAGCCGGCTGCGCGTCGGCTCCACGGCCAGCCGCGCCCTGGCCGGGTGGCTGCGCCGGCTCAGACAGCCGGGCCTGGAACCGACCCTCCAGATGGACGTCTCCGCCAACGCCCTGTTGCGCCGGGTGTCCGAGGGCCAGTTGGACGTCGCCTTCGTGCACGAGGTCGAGGGCTGCCCGCTGCGCGTGCCCGAGGGGCTGCGGCTGCGGGTCCTCGTCGAACGCGAGCCGCAGTTCGTCATGCTGCCCGCGGACCACCCCGCGGCCACCCGGTCCGTGGTCCGCCTCGCCGACCTGGCCGACGACCGCTGGATGGTCGACCCCACCGTCGACGGCGAGTGGGACGGCGTGCACCGCGTGCTGCGCGCCGTCGGCCTCAACCCACGCGTCCTGCACGGTGACTACCACACCGCCGCGTCCCTCGTCGCCACCGGCGAGGTCGTCACCGTCTGCCAGCCCAGCTCCCAGTCCCGCCCCGACATGGCCGTACGGCGCCTGTCCGGCGACCCGCTCGGTGTACGCCTGCTGCTGGCCGCGCGCACCCGGGCCGAGCTGGACGCCGTCTACCCGGCGCTGGAGGAGGCGTACTGGGAGGCGGCCCGCCAGTCCACCGCCTACCGCGAGTGGCTCGAACACGCCGGGCCCCGCCTCGTACCGACCCGCTAG
- a CDS encoding PepSY domain-containing protein, producing MAVICALGSSVLLMTGCTNADTTRSSVAEAAQTTPPTTSPTNTATTTATASPSPSESLTDDRSERQALVPKAEVTWDKAADTAVKEVPEGKLVELELKPTSAEATASTGSPSPSMPNPAPSQGAPEWEAKVAAPDGTVHRIDIDAVSGEVFRTQAEDQDADDKQQIADWLEQASQTPEQAVKAATDKAKGTVTGVELDENDDQQLLWAVDVVSTDNWNKTTVDVDASNGNVLREHVDRD from the coding sequence ATGGCCGTCATCTGTGCCCTGGGCAGTTCCGTCCTGCTGATGACCGGCTGCACGAACGCCGACACGACACGCTCCAGTGTCGCCGAGGCGGCTCAGACCACTCCTCCCACCACGTCCCCCACCAACACGGCTACTACCACCGCCACCGCTTCCCCCTCTCCTTCGGAGTCCCTGACCGACGACCGGTCCGAGCGCCAGGCCCTGGTCCCGAAGGCGGAGGTCACCTGGGACAAGGCGGCCGACACGGCCGTCAAGGAGGTCCCCGAGGGCAAGCTCGTCGAACTCGAGCTGAAGCCCACCTCCGCCGAGGCCACCGCGTCGACCGGTTCGCCCAGCCCGAGCATGCCGAACCCGGCACCCAGCCAGGGCGCCCCGGAATGGGAGGCCAAGGTCGCCGCCCCCGACGGCACCGTGCACCGGATCGACATCGACGCGGTCTCCGGCGAGGTCTTCCGCACCCAGGCCGAGGACCAGGACGCCGACGACAAGCAGCAGATCGCCGACTGGCTGGAGCAGGCGTCCCAGACGCCGGAGCAGGCCGTGAAGGCGGCCACCGACAAGGCCAAGGGCACCGTCACGGGCGTCGAGCTGGACGAGAACGACGACCAGCAGCTCCTGTGGGCCGTCGACGTGGTGTCGACCGACAACTGGAACAAGACGACCGTGGACGTCGACGCATCGAACGGCAATGTCCTGCGCGAGCACGTGGACCGCGACTGA
- a CDS encoding MFS transporter — MASATTSDAPAQTGRAGNSTWTVVLCWITVLLEGYDLVVLGAIIPTLLKTHHLGMTAGDATTIATLSLVGVAIGAVCVGPLADRLGRRRLLIGSVVLFSLFTIVVPLANSVAMFAALRLIAGLGLGACMPVSLTMMAEHMPADRRARASTLTMTGYHTGAVITSLLALQVTDDWQILFYLLGVVGLVVAVIQWFKLPESEAFIRAKRDGDRRVPFTELLGPAYLRAGIGIWVASFMGLLLVYGLNTWLPKLMNDAGYPVPTAVTQLLVLNIGGVVGLVLGGFVADRRGIKGTTMGWFAVSVVMLACLSVRMESDLLLNAVVFFTGVFVFSAQVLVYAYVTNFYPASVRSTALGSASGIGRIGSIVGPSITGALVASGIGHPWGFYFFAAVAVFGFLAVLTLPRTMASGRTEISEPAA, encoded by the coding sequence ATGGCTTCCGCCACCACGTCCGACGCGCCCGCGCAGACAGGCCGCGCCGGCAACAGCACGTGGACGGTGGTCCTTTGCTGGATCACCGTCCTGCTGGAGGGCTACGACCTCGTCGTCCTCGGCGCCATCATTCCCACGCTGCTCAAGACCCACCACCTCGGCATGACCGCGGGCGACGCGACCACCATCGCCACGCTCTCGCTCGTGGGCGTCGCCATCGGCGCGGTCTGCGTCGGTCCACTGGCCGACCGGCTGGGGCGCCGCCGCCTGCTCATCGGCTCGGTGGTGCTGTTCTCGCTGTTCACCATCGTGGTGCCACTGGCGAACTCCGTCGCGATGTTCGCCGCGCTGCGCCTGATCGCCGGTCTGGGCCTGGGCGCCTGCATGCCCGTCTCGCTCACGATGATGGCCGAGCACATGCCGGCCGACCGCCGGGCGCGGGCCAGCACACTGACGATGACCGGCTACCACACCGGTGCGGTGATCACCTCGCTGCTCGCGCTGCAGGTGACCGACGACTGGCAGATCCTCTTCTACCTGCTCGGCGTCGTCGGCCTCGTGGTCGCCGTCATCCAGTGGTTCAAGCTGCCCGAGTCGGAGGCCTTCATCCGGGCCAAGCGGGACGGGGACCGGCGGGTGCCGTTCACCGAGCTGCTGGGGCCGGCGTACCTGCGTGCGGGCATCGGCATCTGGGTCGCCTCGTTCATGGGGCTGCTGCTGGTCTACGGCCTCAACACCTGGCTGCCGAAGCTGATGAACGACGCCGGATACCCGGTGCCCACGGCCGTCACCCAGCTCCTCGTGCTCAACATCGGCGGCGTCGTCGGCCTGGTCCTGGGCGGGTTCGTCGCCGACCGGCGGGGCATCAAGGGCACCACGATGGGCTGGTTCGCCGTCTCGGTGGTCATGCTGGCGTGCCTGAGCGTCAGGATGGAGAGCGATCTGCTGCTCAACGCCGTCGTCTTCTTCACCGGCGTGTTCGTCTTCTCCGCGCAGGTGCTCGTCTACGCCTACGTGACGAACTTCTACCCGGCCTCCGTGCGGAGCACGGCGCTGGGCTCGGCGTCCGGGATCGGCCGGATCGGCTCGATCGTCGGGCCGTCGATCACCGGCGCCCTGGTCGCCTCGGGGATCGGTCACCCGTGGGGGTTCTACTTCTTCGCCGCGGTGGCGGTCTTCGGTTTCCTGGCCGTGCTGACGCTGCCCCGCACGATGGCGAGCGGGCGGACGGAGATCTCCGAACCGGCGGCCTGA
- a CDS encoding benzaldehyde dehydrogenase, giving the protein MTFLDSDVWGRRFFSDGWQDSPTEYPVTEPATGGRLGAVGLASAADVGRAAARAAEAQREWAATAPQQRAAVLRRAGELFTEHAAEVEDWLVREAGSVRAKARFEVRLAVGECFECAGLPTHPQGEVLTSEEARWSLARRRPAGVVSVIAPFNFPLILGLRSVAPALALGNAVLLKPDPRTAVSGGVVIARVLEEAGLPAGVLHLLPGDGSVGRAVVEAPEVRVVSFTGSTPVGRAIGEQAGRLLKRAHLELGGNNALVVLPGADVAKAASAGAFGSYLHQGQICMTTGRHIVHESLVEEYTAALAAKAEALPVGDPAREDVALGPIIDRRQLERVHGIVTDSVAAGAKVAAGGEIDGAGYRATVLTGLTTDMPAWREEIFGPVAPVVSFATLEEAARIVDDCEYGLSVGILGDVGTAMKLADRIESGKVHINEQTVNDEPNAPFGGVKASGTGSRFGGAAANVEAFTETQWVTVRPDIADYPF; this is encoded by the coding sequence ATGACATTCCTGGACAGCGACGTCTGGGGCCGGAGGTTCTTCAGCGACGGCTGGCAGGACTCCCCCACCGAGTACCCGGTGACCGAGCCGGCGACCGGCGGCCGGCTCGGTGCGGTCGGACTGGCCTCGGCCGCGGATGTGGGGCGTGCCGCCGCACGGGCCGCCGAGGCCCAGCGCGAGTGGGCGGCGACCGCCCCGCAGCAGCGGGCGGCCGTGCTGCGCCGCGCGGGCGAGCTCTTCACCGAGCACGCCGCCGAGGTCGAGGACTGGCTGGTGCGCGAGGCGGGCTCGGTGCGGGCCAAGGCGCGCTTCGAGGTGCGGCTCGCCGTGGGCGAGTGCTTCGAGTGCGCGGGCCTGCCGACGCATCCCCAGGGCGAGGTGCTCACCTCCGAGGAGGCCCGCTGGTCACTCGCCCGCCGCCGCCCCGCCGGTGTCGTGAGCGTGATCGCGCCCTTCAACTTCCCGCTCATCCTCGGTCTGCGTTCGGTGGCCCCCGCGCTCGCCCTCGGCAACGCGGTGCTGCTCAAGCCGGACCCGCGCACCGCGGTGAGCGGCGGTGTCGTCATCGCCCGCGTTCTCGAGGAGGCCGGCCTCCCCGCCGGCGTCCTGCACCTGCTGCCGGGCGACGGCTCGGTCGGCCGGGCGGTCGTCGAGGCTCCCGAGGTCCGGGTCGTCTCCTTCACCGGCTCGACGCCGGTCGGGCGGGCCATCGGCGAGCAGGCCGGACGGCTGCTGAAGCGGGCCCACCTCGAACTGGGCGGGAACAACGCGCTGGTCGTGCTGCCCGGCGCGGACGTGGCGAAGGCCGCCTCGGCGGGGGCGTTCGGCTCCTACCTGCATCAGGGGCAGATCTGCATGACGACCGGCCGGCACATCGTGCACGAGTCGCTGGTGGAGGAGTACACCGCCGCGCTCGCCGCGAAGGCCGAGGCGCTGCCGGTCGGTGACCCGGCACGCGAGGACGTGGCGCTGGGCCCGATCATCGACCGCCGTCAACTGGAGCGCGTGCACGGCATCGTCACCGACAGCGTGGCGGCGGGTGCGAAGGTCGCCGCGGGCGGCGAGATCGACGGCGCCGGCTACCGCGCCACCGTGCTGACCGGTCTGACGACCGACATGCCGGCGTGGCGCGAGGAGATCTTCGGCCCCGTCGCCCCCGTCGTCTCCTTCGCCACGCTCGAGGAGGCCGCGCGGATCGTCGACGACTGCGAGTACGGGCTGTCGGTCGGCATCCTCGGCGACGTCGGTACGGCCATGAAGCTCGCCGACCGGATCGAGTCCGGCAAGGTCCACATCAACGAGCAGACCGTGAACGACGAGCCCAACGCGCCCTTCGGCGGGGTCAAGGCCTCCGGTACCGGATCCCGATTCGGCGGCGCCGCGGCCAATGTCGAGGCGTTCACCGAGACCCAGTGGGTCACGGTACGTCCGGACATCGCCGACTACCCCTTCTGA